Proteins encoded together in one Bombyx mori chromosome 24, ASM3026992v2 window:
- the LOC101736648 gene encoding porphobilinogen deaminase isoform X1, giving the protein MDGETKLSIHVGSRKSELALVQTNFVIDSLKRNYPEKEFKIVTMTTLGDRVLDQPLPKIGEKSLFTKDLEDALMSKNVDFVVHSLKDLPTTLPDGLVIGAVFEREDPRDALVLNEKFKEYSLSTLPSGSVIGTSSLRRTAQLNGNYPQLKVVDVRGNLNTRLRKLDDEDGKYSALILASAGLSRMGWGNRMSKVLPCSEMLYAVGQGALAVECRADNEEVLAMLAPFNHPETYCRVLAERSFLKTLGGGCSAPVGISTKLKQNDNVYKLTLTGAVWSLDGSTKLEETLDQTFGQIRKTVKHKLSPTEEASSKKIKTDKTVEADNEIAVLNRRITDKTGDLGCEDLAPNVADRRCFCGLTTNVNMPIDVVIKCDNLGRDLANSLIDKGALEVMKISHDIIRSSIGKKS; this is encoded by the exons ATGGACGGTGAAACGAAACTAAGCATTCACGTCGGCTCCAGGAAGAGCGAG CTAGCACTTGTACAAACGAATTTCGTTATCGATAGCTTAAAAAGAAATTACCCGGAAAAGGAATTTAAAATTG tGACCATGACAACGCTTGGCGACAGGGTGCTAGATCAGCCTCTACCAAAAATAGGAGAAAAGTCACTTTTCACAAAAGACTTAGAAGATGCACTGATGAGTAAAAATGTAGATTTTGTTGTGCATTCACTGAAAGACTTGCCAACAACATTGCCGGACGGATTAGTCATTGGCGCTGTCTTTGAAAG AGAAGACCCTCGTGATGCTTTGGTACTGAACGAAAAATTTAAGGAGTACTCATTGTCCACCTTACCTTCAGGATCAGTAATAG GAACATCATCACTGAGACGAACGGCTCAGCTAAACGGAAACTATCCCCAGTTGAAGGTGGTGGATGTGAGAGGCAATCTTAATACCAGGTTGAGGAAATTGGATGACGAAGATGGAAAATATTCAGCCCTTATACTGGCAAGTGCTGGGTTGAGTAGAATGGGATGGGGCAACAGAATGTCAAag GTACTGCCGTGCTCGGAGATGTTATATGCGGTGGGTCAGGGCGCGTTGGCGGTGGAATGTCGCGCTGACAATGAAGAAGTCCTGGCGATGTTGGCTCCGTTCAACCACCCTGAAACTTACTGCAGGGTCTTGGCTgagaggagtttcctaaaaactTTAG GTGGTGGATGCAGCGCTCCGGTAGGTATATCaacaaaactaaaacaaaacgatAATGTATACAAGCTCACTTTGACCGGAGCCGTCTGGAGTCTAGACGGTTCGACCAAACTCGAGGAAACGTTGGACCAAACGTTTGGGCAAATACGTAAAACCGTTAAACACAAACTCAGTCCGACGGAAGAAGCGAgcagcaaaaaaattaaaaccgaCAAAACAGTTGAAGCCGACAATGAAATCGCCGTACTTAATCGACGGATCACCGACAAGACTGGTGATTTGGGCTGCGAAGATTTGGCGCCAAATGTCGCTGACAGACGCTGCTTCTGCGGTTTGACGACCAACGTCAATATGCCAATTGACGTTGTCATCAAATGTGATAATTTAGGTAGGGACTTGGCGAATTCGTTAATCGATAAAGGTGCTTTAGAGGTGATGAAGATATCACATGACATAATCAGAAGTTCGATTGGTAAAAAATCATGA
- the LOC101736648 gene encoding porphobilinogen deaminase isoform X2 — protein MTTLGDRVLDQPLPKIGEKSLFTKDLEDALMSKNVDFVVHSLKDLPTTLPDGLVIGAVFEREDPRDALVLNEKFKEYSLSTLPSGSVIGTSSLRRTAQLNGNYPQLKVVDVRGNLNTRLRKLDDEDGKYSALILASAGLSRMGWGNRMSKVLPCSEMLYAVGQGALAVECRADNEEVLAMLAPFNHPETYCRVLAERSFLKTLGGGCSAPVGISTKLKQNDNVYKLTLTGAVWSLDGSTKLEETLDQTFGQIRKTVKHKLSPTEEASSKKIKTDKTVEADNEIAVLNRRITDKTGDLGCEDLAPNVADRRCFCGLTTNVNMPIDVVIKCDNLGRDLANSLIDKGALEVMKISHDIIRSSIGKKS, from the exons ATGACAACGCTTGGCGACAGGGTGCTAGATCAGCCTCTACCAAAAATAGGAGAAAAGTCACTTTTCACAAAAGACTTAGAAGATGCACTGATGAGTAAAAATGTAGATTTTGTTGTGCATTCACTGAAAGACTTGCCAACAACATTGCCGGACGGATTAGTCATTGGCGCTGTCTTTGAAAG AGAAGACCCTCGTGATGCTTTGGTACTGAACGAAAAATTTAAGGAGTACTCATTGTCCACCTTACCTTCAGGATCAGTAATAG GAACATCATCACTGAGACGAACGGCTCAGCTAAACGGAAACTATCCCCAGTTGAAGGTGGTGGATGTGAGAGGCAATCTTAATACCAGGTTGAGGAAATTGGATGACGAAGATGGAAAATATTCAGCCCTTATACTGGCAAGTGCTGGGTTGAGTAGAATGGGATGGGGCAACAGAATGTCAAag GTACTGCCGTGCTCGGAGATGTTATATGCGGTGGGTCAGGGCGCGTTGGCGGTGGAATGTCGCGCTGACAATGAAGAAGTCCTGGCGATGTTGGCTCCGTTCAACCACCCTGAAACTTACTGCAGGGTCTTGGCTgagaggagtttcctaaaaactTTAG GTGGTGGATGCAGCGCTCCGGTAGGTATATCaacaaaactaaaacaaaacgatAATGTATACAAGCTCACTTTGACCGGAGCCGTCTGGAGTCTAGACGGTTCGACCAAACTCGAGGAAACGTTGGACCAAACGTTTGGGCAAATACGTAAAACCGTTAAACACAAACTCAGTCCGACGGAAGAAGCGAgcagcaaaaaaattaaaaccgaCAAAACAGTTGAAGCCGACAATGAAATCGCCGTACTTAATCGACGGATCACCGACAAGACTGGTGATTTGGGCTGCGAAGATTTGGCGCCAAATGTCGCTGACAGACGCTGCTTCTGCGGTTTGACGACCAACGTCAATATGCCAATTGACGTTGTCATCAAATGTGATAATTTAGGTAGGGACTTGGCGAATTCGTTAATCGATAAAGGTGCTTTAGAGGTGATGAAGATATCACATGACATAATCAGAAGTTCGATTGGTAAAAAATCATGA
- the LOC101736787 gene encoding mitochondrial import receptor subunit TOM20 homolog, giving the protein MMEITRTTLGIAVGIAGTLFLGYCVYFDQQRRKDPLFKKKLRERRLNAQQNASRSRTLGGPVPDMNDHEAMQRFFLQQIQLGEELLAAGDLEAGVEHLGQAVAVCGQTEQLLSVLQQTMPAPIFHLLLKKLPEVSERLRSSMKARSNVMQEEDVE; this is encoded by the exons atgatgGAAATCACAAGAACAACGTTAGGTATAGCTGTCGGAATTGCGGGAACACTGTTCTTGGGTTACTGTGTATACTTTGACCAGCAAAGGCGCAAGGATCCGCTGTTCAAAAAGAAGTTGAGAGAGC GAAGACTGAATGCACAACAAAATGCTTCGAGGTCTCGTACCCTCGGTGGACCTGTTCCAGACATGAACGATCATGAAGCTATGCAGAGATTTTTCTTGCAACAG ATTCAACTCGGCGAAGAGTTGCTGGCTGCAGGTGATCTTGAAGCTGGAGTCGAACATCTCGGGCAGGCTGTGGCTGTTTGTGGACAGACTGAACAATTGCTTAGT gtACTTCAGCAAACTATGCCAGCTCCAATCTTCCATCTGCTTCTTAAGAAACTGCCAGAAGTTTCAGAACGCCTCCGATCCTCGATGAAGGCGAGGAGCAACGTAATGCAGGAAGAAGATGTCGAATAA
- the LOC101736916 gene encoding vacuolar protein sorting-associated protein 26B-like gives MSFFGFGQTADIEIVFDDADKRKVAEVKTDDGKKEKLLLYYDGETVSGKVNVTLRKPGSKLEHQGIKVELIGQIELFYDRGNHHEFISLVKELARPGDLLQHTSYPFEFANVEKPYEVYTGSNVRLRYFLRATIVRRLTDITKEVDIAVHTLCSYPDVLNSIKMEVGIEDCLHIEFEYNKSKYHLKDVIVGKIYFLLVRIKIKHMEISIIKRETTGSGPNTFTENETVAKYEIMDGAPVRGESIPIRVFLAGYDLTPTMRDINNKFSVRYYLNLVLMDTEDRRYFKQQEVILWRKSDKSRLPLHPHHPQTVSYQGHQSLRKQSVSSDDNSARATPSNPDPENVMQRSVSPSMPEKQNGPLQMEREKPEAFIDKLAGAHINENDTNDTSDEIEEPKPVEKLPVVDKPLIAEKPQIAEKPTLNRPEPAGSPNQ, from the coding sequence ATGAGCTTTTTCGGGTTCGGTCAGACGGCGGATATCGAAATAGTTTTTGATGATGCTGACAAACGGAAGGTGGCTGAAGTGAAAACGGACGATggtaaaaaagaaaagttattgTTGTATTATGACGGTGAAACGGTCTCCGGGAAAGTGAATGTGACGTTGCGGAAACCGGGATCAAAACTTGAACATCAAGGCATCAAGGTCGAACTCATAGGTCAGATTGAATTATTCTACGACAGAGGTAATCATCACGAATTCATATCTCTGGTTAAAGAACTAGCGCGTCCGGGCGACCTGCTTCAACACACGTCGTATCCTTTCGAGTTTGCTAATGTCGAAAAACCATACGAAGTATATACAGGCTCTAATGTCAGGTTGCGGTATTTCCTGCGGGCGACAATCGTCCGGCGCCTCACTGACATCACCAAGGAGGTGGATATTGCCGTGCACACGCTCTGTAGTTATCCGGACGTCCTTAATTCTATAAAAATGGAAGTAGGCATAGAAGACTGTCTGCACATAGAGTTTGAatataacaaatcaaaatatcATTTGAAAGACGTTATTGTTggtaaaatttatttcttactGGTACGTATAAAAATCAAGCACATGGAAATATCAATAATCAAGAGAGAAACCACTGGATCTGGTCCCAATACGTTTACAGAAAATGAAACTGTAGCAAAGTATGAGATAATGGATGGTGCGCCAGTCAGGGGTGAAAGTATTCCTATCAGAGTGTTTTTGGCTGGCTATGACCTGACTCCGACTATGAGGGACATTAACAACAAATTTTCTGTCAGATACTACCTTAATTTAGTTTTGATGGACACTGAAGATCGTCGCTATTTCAAACAACAAGAGGTGATATTATGGAGGAAGAGTGACAAGTCCAGATTACCCTTGCATCCTCATCACCCACAAACAGTGTCATATCAAGGCCATCAGTCATTAAGAAAACAAAGTGTTTCCAGTGATGATAATTCAGCTCGAGCAACACCATCAAATCCTGATCCTGAGAATGTAATGCAGAGATCAGTGTCCCCCTCAATGCCTGAAAAACAGAATGGACCCTTACAAATGGAGAGAGAAAAACCTGAAGCATTCATAGACAAATTAGCAGGTGCTCATATTAATGAAAATGATACTAACGATACGAGTGATGAGATTGAAGAACCGAAACCCGTCGAAAAACTTCCCGTAGTGGATAAACCTTTAATCGCCGAAAAACCTCAGATTGCTGAAAAACCTACCCTAAACCGACCTGAGCCTGCAGGGAGTCCGAATCAATAG